A genome region from endosymbiont of Acanthamoeba sp. UWC8 includes the following:
- a CDS encoding rhodanese-like domain-containing protein, translated as MGKYSGDIALSKAWDILTNSSNSFLIDVRTIEEYIFVGAPWLKEIGKETVHMPWRLFPNMEINPHFIAGITKIVPDINSELLFICRSGARSREAAQNLTEHGYKNCYNITEGFEGNLNNKYQRGNLSGWKVANLPWRQN; from the coding sequence ATGGGCAAATATAGCGGGGATATAGCTTTATCTAAAGCTTGGGATATTTTGACAAATAGCTCTAATTCCTTCTTAATTGATGTAAGAACGATAGAAGAATACATCTTCGTAGGAGCTCCATGGCTTAAGGAGATAGGTAAGGAAACTGTTCATATGCCATGGCGCTTATTTCCGAATATGGAGATTAACCCGCATTTTATTGCCGGTATTACTAAAATAGTTCCGGATATTAACTCGGAATTGCTTTTTATTTGCCGTAGTGGAGCACGATCAAGAGAAGCTGCTCAAAACTTAACGGAACACGGATATAAAAATTGTTATAATATTACTGAAGGATTTGAGGGAAACTTAAATAATAAATACCAACGCGGAAACTTAAGCGGCTGGAAAGTAGCTAATCTTCCTTGGAGGCAAAATTAG